A DNA window from Actinomycetota bacterium contains the following coding sequences:
- a CDS encoding type 1 glutamine amidotransferase, with protein MTPILLVRNDGFETFGVAPGALARAGMDLVTANLTDPTVELPPLDDVAGVITFGGTVNVDQVDQYPQLGAVRQYTREAIDRGVPYLGICLGSQILARALGTEVVKGPVKEVGFEPVRLTSDAKEDALLSFLEPEERVMQWHEDTYALPEGATLLITGDRIPVQAFRVGETAWGVQFHLEVEAWELAWWIESADAAMDLKSTWGKSADEIRAEAERHIERHEERGREIFARFTDVVRTNTQG; from the coding sequence GTGACGCCGATCCTGCTCGTCCGCAATGACGGGTTCGAGACCTTCGGCGTGGCTCCCGGCGCGCTCGCCCGCGCGGGCATGGACCTCGTCACGGCGAACCTGACCGACCCGACTGTCGAACTGCCTCCGCTCGACGACGTCGCCGGCGTCATCACGTTCGGGGGAACCGTCAACGTCGACCAGGTCGACCAGTACCCGCAGCTCGGCGCGGTGCGGCAGTACACGCGCGAGGCCATCGACCGCGGCGTGCCGTACCTCGGCATCTGTCTTGGATCGCAGATCCTTGCCCGAGCGCTCGGGACCGAGGTCGTGAAGGGCCCAGTCAAGGAGGTCGGGTTCGAGCCGGTGCGGCTCACATCCGACGCGAAGGAGGACGCGCTCCTCTCGTTCCTCGAACCGGAGGAACGAGTGATGCAGTGGCACGAGGACACGTATGCCCTCCCGGAGGGTGCAACGCTGCTCATCACCGGAGACCGCATCCCGGTTCAGGCATTTCGCGTCGGCGAGACCGCGTGGGGCGTGCAATTCCACCTCGAGGTCGAGGCGTGGGAGCTCGCCTGGTGGATCGAGTCGGCGGACGCCGCGATGGACCTCAAGTCCACGTGGGGCAAGTCGGCCGATGAGATCCGGGCGGAGGCCGAACGCCACATCGAGCGGCACGAGGAACGGGGACGGGAGATCTTCGCGCGCTTCACCGACGTCGTGCGTACGAACACACAGGGATAG
- a CDS encoding glutamine synthetase family protein, with protein MTANTGTLDAKQLEELAELGQVDTVLCMFTDLQGRFMGKRVVPHFFLEEILGEEGLHACLYLLAIDMEMEPLPGYQYASWETGYGDFRMIPDLSTLRWCPWLDKTVMVICDIADEETREPVEVSPRQILKRQIERAAAAGYTIKTGSELEFYLFQDGFRELAERGYRGLRPSSPYIMDYHMLQTTRDEWVIRQIRNGMLGAGIPVEFSKGEFGRGQHEINITFSDALSNADHHALYKHGVKEIAEINGVAATFMAKWTMAEAGSSCHLHSSVWNADGSESLMWDENGEHHMSDTYRWYLGGLMACAREMAWMYAPFVNSYKRYQLGSWAPTAIVWSRDNRTCGFRTVGEHKGSRVESRIPGADANPYLAFAATIAAGLWGIENKIEPPAIFRGNAYEAKDVPRVPFSLHEAIETFRDSQVAQKAFGTFVFEHLLNTAVQEQVIFDNTTVTDWELARYFERG; from the coding sequence GTGACAGCGAACACCGGAACGCTCGACGCCAAGCAACTCGAGGAGCTTGCCGAGCTGGGCCAAGTCGACACGGTCCTGTGCATGTTCACCGACCTCCAAGGGCGGTTCATGGGCAAGCGCGTCGTGCCCCACTTCTTCCTGGAGGAGATCCTCGGCGAGGAAGGGCTCCACGCCTGCCTGTACCTGCTGGCCATCGACATGGAGATGGAGCCGCTCCCCGGCTACCAGTACGCGAGCTGGGAGACGGGCTACGGCGACTTCCGAATGATCCCGGACCTGTCGACGCTCCGGTGGTGCCCCTGGCTCGATAAGACGGTCATGGTGATCTGCGACATCGCGGACGAGGAGACGCGCGAGCCGGTCGAGGTGTCGCCTCGGCAGATCCTGAAGCGGCAGATCGAGCGCGCCGCCGCGGCCGGCTACACGATCAAGACTGGATCCGAGCTCGAGTTCTACCTGTTCCAAGACGGATTTCGAGAGCTAGCGGAACGCGGGTACCGCGGTCTGCGTCCCTCCTCTCCGTACATCATGGACTACCACATGCTCCAAACCACTCGCGACGAGTGGGTCATCCGTCAGATCCGCAACGGCATGTTGGGCGCCGGCATCCCCGTGGAGTTCAGCAAGGGTGAGTTCGGCCGGGGCCAGCACGAGATCAACATCACGTTCTCCGACGCGCTGTCGAACGCCGACCACCACGCGCTCTACAAGCACGGCGTGAAGGAGATCGCCGAGATCAACGGCGTCGCCGCCACGTTCATGGCCAAGTGGACGATGGCCGAGGCGGGTTCGAGCTGTCACCTGCACTCGAGCGTGTGGAACGCCGACGGCTCCGAGAGCCTCATGTGGGACGAGAACGGCGAGCACCACATGAGCGACACGTACAGGTGGTACCTCGGCGGCCTCATGGCGTGCGCCCGAGAGATGGCGTGGATGTACGCGCCGTTCGTGAACTCCTACAAGCGCTACCAGCTCGGGTCGTGGGCACCGACAGCCATCGTGTGGAGCCGTGACAACCGCACGTGCGGATTCCGAACGGTCGGGGAACACAAGGGCTCGCGCGTCGAGTCGCGCATACCCGGCGCCGACGCGAACCCCTACCTCGCGTTCGCGGCGACGATCGCCGCCGGACTGTGGGGCATCGAGAACAAGATCGAGCCACCGGCGATCTTCCGGGGCAACGCGTACGAGGCGAAGGATGTGCCGCGCGTGCCGTTCTCGCTGCACGAGGCGATCGAGACCTTCCGCGACAGCCAGGTGGCGCAGAAGGCGTTCGGCACGTTCGTGTTCGAGCACCTGTTGAACACCGCCGTCCAGGAGCAGGTCATCTTCGACAACACGACGGTGACGGATTGGGAGCTCGCCAGGTACTTCGAGCGCGGCTGA
- a CDS encoding amino acid permease, whose product MAERKVGSVTYREVDEEYFKQRGLRRHAGVWALWALGVGAVISGDFYGWNFGLSTAGFGGLVIATVLIAVMYYGLCYSIAEMSPALPHTGGAYSFARSAMGPWGGFLTGLAENMEYVITPAVVVGAMGLLMQSLVVSIFDVAGDPWWNSEPVWWAIFYVIFVGINIIGIEATMRFTIAITVLALAVLAIFYVAALVSGDFDTNLWFNIPKDWAATPETTNQLLAEGGGPFLPYGIGGIFKALPFAIWFYLAIEEIPLAAEESMDPRRDVPKGTIWGMHTLVLTGALILLLNSGVGGGAGAIGISGTPLFDGFIGIFGEGFAAELLALFGLIGLIASFFTIIYAYGRNTFSLSRAGYFPKFLSVTHGVRQTPHVALIAGAVVGYLVALIVWYLGRQEGDYAAQIVAALLYMAVFGAVISYALQCLSFIMLRRNLPNIDRPYRSKWGVPGAAVAGIIALVSLVTMFTNDDYRPGLYGVAIYYVLGVLYFAIAGRHRLVLSPEEEFALTKGERGVPQKSYETSEAAQEEILRGAREETPRQVPN is encoded by the coding sequence GTGGCTGAACGCAAGGTGGGCTCGGTTACCTACCGGGAGGTCGACGAGGAGTACTTCAAGCAACGGGGCCTCAGGCGCCATGCCGGCGTCTGGGCGCTCTGGGCGCTCGGTGTCGGCGCCGTCATCTCCGGCGACTTCTACGGCTGGAACTTCGGCCTGTCGACCGCGGGCTTCGGGGGCCTGGTCATCGCGACGGTTCTCATCGCCGTCATGTACTACGGCCTCTGTTACAGCATCGCCGAGATGTCGCCGGCCCTGCCACATACGGGCGGCGCGTATTCGTTCGCGCGGTCGGCGATGGGCCCGTGGGGCGGGTTCCTGACCGGTCTGGCCGAGAACATGGAGTACGTGATCACACCGGCGGTCGTCGTCGGCGCGATGGGTTTGCTTATGCAGTCCCTCGTCGTGTCGATCTTCGACGTCGCCGGCGACCCATGGTGGAACAGCGAGCCCGTCTGGTGGGCGATCTTCTACGTCATCTTCGTCGGGATCAACATCATCGGCATCGAGGCGACGATGCGGTTCACAATCGCGATCACCGTCCTGGCGCTCGCGGTCCTGGCCATCTTCTACGTCGCGGCACTGGTCAGCGGAGACTTCGACACGAACCTCTGGTTCAACATTCCCAAGGACTGGGCAGCGACCCCCGAAACGACCAACCAGCTACTCGCGGAAGGCGGCGGGCCGTTCCTCCCGTACGGCATCGGCGGGATCTTCAAGGCCTTGCCGTTCGCCATCTGGTTCTACCTCGCAATCGAGGAGATCCCGCTCGCGGCCGAGGAATCGATGGACCCTCGGCGTGACGTCCCCAAGGGAACGATCTGGGGGATGCACACGCTGGTCCTGACGGGCGCGCTCATCCTCCTGCTGAACAGCGGGGTCGGCGGCGGCGCCGGCGCCATCGGCATCTCCGGAACCCCTCTCTTCGACGGTTTCATCGGCATCTTCGGCGAGGGCTTCGCCGCGGAGCTGCTCGCGCTGTTCGGACTGATCGGTCTCATCGCGAGCTTCTTCACGATCATCTACGCCTACGGCCGGAACACGTTCTCGCTGTCGCGCGCCGGGTACTTCCCGAAGTTCCTCTCGGTCACGCACGGCGTGAGGCAGACCCCGCACGTGGCGCTGATCGCCGGAGCCGTCGTTGGATACCTCGTGGCGCTCATCGTCTGGTACCTCGGGCGTCAGGAGGGCGACTACGCGGCGCAGATCGTCGCGGCGTTGCTCTACATGGCGGTCTTCGGTGCCGTCATCTCGTACGCGCTGCAGTGCCTCTCGTTCATCATGCTGAGACGGAACCTGCCGAACATCGACCGGCCGTACCGCAGCAAGTGGGGGGTTCCGGGCGCAGCCGTGGCAGGCATCATCGCGCTGGTCTCCCTCGTGACGATGTTCACGAACGACGACTACCGTCCCGGCCTGTACGGGGTGGCCATCTACTACGTCCTCGGCGTGCTCTACTTCGCCATCGCCGGACGCCACCGCCTGGTGCTGTCGCCCGAGGAGGAGTTCGCGCTGACGAAGGGAGAACGCGGGGTTCCGCAGAAGTCATACGAGACATCGGAGGCAGCACAAGAGGAGATTCTGCGAGGCGCACGCGAGGAGACGCCTCGACAGGTCCCGAACTGA
- a CDS encoding alcohol dehydrogenase catalytic domain-containing protein has translation MRAAFMTDVNAVEVRDVEEPKPDPAGAVLKVEACGICGTDARTFFNGDPRAPVPWQLGHEPVGVLEEVGPDADLPPDVRRGDRVFLGSILTCGECRWCVDGFHNLCERHLLYGYDPFPGAYAEWALVPPIATKNLIPLPDELPSDLATVADPFACALNGVEMLDVRLGDVVVILGTGPIGCWQAVMCRDRGASTIYMTDVNKDRLDVALGVVGRFVDDAWVTGEDDDGVQQVVSRTDGRGADRVSVAAPSKQAQQAALEMAAKRARVVYFAGLPKHDPVSPLDMNQLHYKELAILGAYGATHRQYRITMDYLNRRKDDLAPVVTHRFPLERIGEAFATIRDGTGLKMVIVP, from the coding sequence GTGAGGGCGGCGTTCATGACCGATGTGAACGCCGTCGAGGTCCGTGACGTCGAGGAGCCCAAGCCCGACCCGGCCGGCGCGGTCTTGAAGGTCGAGGCATGCGGCATCTGCGGAACCGATGCGCGAACCTTCTTCAACGGCGATCCCCGGGCGCCCGTCCCGTGGCAGCTCGGGCACGAGCCGGTAGGGGTACTCGAGGAGGTCGGTCCGGACGCGGACCTGCCGCCCGACGTCCGGCGCGGCGACCGCGTGTTCCTGGGCTCGATCCTCACGTGCGGTGAGTGCCGCTGGTGCGTCGACGGGTTCCACAACCTGTGCGAGCGGCACCTGCTCTACGGCTACGATCCTTTTCCGGGCGCGTACGCGGAGTGGGCGCTCGTTCCGCCGATCGCGACCAAGAACCTCATCCCTCTGCCGGACGAGCTGCCGTCCGATCTCGCGACGGTCGCCGATCCGTTCGCCTGCGCGCTGAACGGCGTCGAGATGCTCGACGTTCGTCTCGGCGACGTCGTCGTGATCCTGGGGACCGGTCCGATCGGGTGTTGGCAGGCGGTGATGTGCAGGGACCGAGGCGCGAGCACGATCTACATGACCGACGTGAACAAGGACCGTCTCGACGTGGCGCTCGGGGTGGTCGGTCGGTTCGTCGACGACGCATGGGTCACCGGTGAGGACGACGACGGCGTCCAGCAGGTCGTGTCACGAACCGATGGTCGCGGCGCCGACCGTGTGAGCGTCGCCGCGCCGTCGAAGCAGGCCCAGCAGGCGGCGCTGGAGATGGCTGCCAAGCGCGCTCGCGTCGTGTACTTCGCCGGGCTGCCGAAGCACGACCCCGTCAGTCCGCTGGACATGAACCAGCTGCACTACAAGGAGCTGGCGATCCTCGGCGCGTATGGGGCGACCCATCGCCAGTACCGAATCACGATGGACTACCTGAACAGGCGGAAGGACGATCTCGCGCCGGTCGTAACGCACCGGTTCCCGCTCGAGCGGATCGGGGAGGCGTTCGCGACGATCCGGGATGGGACCGGATTGAAGATGGTGATCGTCCCGTGA
- a CDS encoding GntR family transcriptional regulator translates to MTERSRSKTVSARGNIVSRISDVPPGSQLPPEPELAAELGVSRSTLREALRSLEDEGLVRRTRGAGTFVAERPRMANNLDANFGVTDAISSSGMVPGTVNATARIEAASADEAERLELQPGEDVVVLDRTRTADGRPVVLSRDIFPLRLARSDESVVERLDSVSIYEALEHDLGIVVHHGFATFQPTQADGHVASRLDVPRGTLLLYIRQVDYEASGRAVLSSHEHHLAEVFEFSVVRRGPGRRYS, encoded by the coding sequence GTGACCGAACGATCGAGATCGAAGACCGTTTCGGCTCGCGGCAACATCGTTTCCCGCATCAGCGACGTTCCTCCGGGCAGCCAGCTGCCGCCGGAGCCCGAACTGGCAGCCGAGCTCGGGGTCTCCAGGTCGACACTTCGTGAGGCGCTCCGCTCTCTCGAGGACGAAGGACTAGTCCGGAGAACGCGCGGCGCTGGCACGTTCGTCGCCGAGCGTCCGCGCATGGCGAACAACCTCGATGCGAACTTCGGCGTGACCGACGCAATCAGTTCATCGGGGATGGTGCCGGGAACGGTGAACGCGACCGCGCGGATCGAGGCCGCCTCGGCAGACGAGGCAGAACGTCTCGAGCTGCAGCCGGGCGAGGACGTCGTCGTGCTGGATCGAACGCGAACTGCGGACGGGCGCCCGGTCGTGCTCTCGCGGGACATATTCCCGCTCCGGCTCGCGCGCAGCGACGAGTCGGTCGTGGAGCGATTGGACAGCGTCTCGATCTACGAGGCCCTCGAGCACGACCTCGGGATCGTCGTCCACCACGGGTTCGCGACGTTCCAGCCGACGCAAGCGGACGGGCACGTCGCGTCGAGGCTCGACGTCCCCCGCGGGACGCTTCTCCTGTACATCCGTCAGGTCGATTACGAGGCCTCCGGCCGGGCGGTGCTCTCGTCGCACGAGCACCACCTGGCCGAGGTGTTCGAGTTCTCCGTGGTCCGACGTGGGCCCGGAAGGAGGTATTCGTGA